Proteins co-encoded in one Neodiprion lecontei isolate iyNeoLeco1 chromosome 3, iyNeoLeco1.1, whole genome shotgun sequence genomic window:
- the LOC107224736 gene encoding protein takeout — protein MKIIVTFLAIFALSAAVELPPSLKTCRRKDPQYQQCLSAAVPLFIKSLSAGLRNFRILPIEPLAVDSIKIGESTGPVSVKQSYRNIKLYGLTRGLEVNNYRIDFNKLILTSDSYNPQVDFVADYELDGQVLVLPIHGKGHSNITMIGLHAKNTIYCDTHVKDGETYLRIKKYDIKFHPERVLMHFGNLFDGDNALAEQMNTFIAQNSDLLFKELQASYEETFGLVFAKLGNEVFSRIPMNKLFPQ, from the exons ATGAAGATCATTGTCACGTTCCTGGCGATCTTCGCATTGTCGGCAGCAGTTGAGCTAC CGCCAAGCTTGAAGACCTGCCGAAGAAAAGATCCGCAGTACCAGCAATGTTTAAGCGCCGCCGTCCCATTGTTCATCAAGTCTCTGTCTGCAG GTCTCAGAAATTTCAGAATCCTCCCCATCGAGCCTTTGGCAGTTGACAGCATAAAAATTGGCGAAAGTACCGGTCCGGTATCCGTGAAACAATCGTATCGCAACATCAAGTTATACGGACTAACGAGAGGATTGGAAGTAAATAATTACAG AATTGATTTCAACAAGCTGATTCTAACATCCGATTCCTACAATCCTCAAGTTGATTTCGTCGCCGATTACGAATTGGATGGTCAAGTTCTGGTTCTTCCCATCCATGGAAAAGGCCACTCCAACATAACCATGA TCGGCTTACATGCAAAGAACACCATATACTGTGACACGCACGTCAAGGATGGCGAGACTTATCTAAGAATCAAGAAGTACGACATCAAATTTCACCCCGAAAGAGTCCTGATGCACTTCGGCAATCTATTCGATGGTGATAACGCTCTGG CAGAACAGATGAACACATTCATCGCCCAGAATTCCGATTTACTCTTCAAAGAGCTCCAGGCATCCTACGAAGAGACGTTTGGCCTCGTCTTCGCGAAGCTTGGAAATGAAGTTTTCAGCCGTATCCCAATGAACAAATTATTCCcacaataa
- the LOC107224717 gene encoding uncharacterized protein LOC107224717 has protein sequence MASSFGVKIDNLRSRSRVLLTCLEENAKIVRKEVKKLRSQDSYRLHGTSKRRSAYGRQSDIWKLRNDSSGVGALLCPDYFRPSSKYESVSATDMSANRRLPVVKPERKQPKSSSPRRSVVKECYCQTAMLQTRKANQRSMRTRHAPICLPSFRETDDAVHGDAGSPRDPPELAYSPPLSTTTLRRAQKIDYTPRSEFLRRVQSKINTLRDSQLGTPRAPSPLPRRFNSTSGNVPGNSKSLEERRNGGVELPRKHNCRRGVDIEALPKKTSLPKKTIASRKLMNDQNKPANFRSRERRAAFRSSSPDGRTLRMVSGDGNFSRPSVGDERKSCPCSEYRADKFLGEQGENEAVDSEVNDVRKFRDKNYFDTHASCPSLLGSRSSGSLQQFRLNERLFPEPVGRVHRDDLVVSIPPCATRQRRGVHYFPRSIVRQEKNASNTNYTKKRRCPAGCPLIGHAVDLGALKVSHPSNSLALRFQKGIR, from the exons ATGGCATCTTCCTTCGGTgtgaaaattgacaatttacGCAGCAGAAGTCGCGTCCTGTTGACGTGCCTCGAAGAGAACGCTAAAATCGTCCGCAAGGAGGTTAAGAAGCTCCGCTCCCAAGACTC ATACCGTTTGCACGGTACAAGCAAACGCCGCTCGGCTTATGGGCGACAATCCGACATCTGGAAGTTGCGCAACGACTCGAGTGGTGTCGGCGCTCTTCTCTGCCCCGACTACTTTCGGCCGTCGTCGAAATACGAATCTGTCTCAGCGACGGACATGAGCGCCAACCGGAGGCTGCCGGTGGTTAAACCTGAAAGGAAACAGCCGAAGTCGTCGTCTCCGCGACGTTCGGTCGTCAAGGAATGCTACTGCCAGACGGCGATGCTCCAGACGCGGAAGGCGAATCAAAGGTCGATGAGGACGAGACACGCGCCAATTTGCTTGCCGAGTTTCCGCGAAACCGACGATGCGGTTCACGGCGATGCCGGCTCGCCGCGGGATCCTCCGGAACTGGCTTACTCGCCGCCGTTGAGCACGACAACGCTGAGACGAGCCCAGAAGATCGACTACACACCGAGGTCCGAATTTTTGCGGAGAGTTCAGAGCAAAATCAACACCCTGCGCGATAGTCAGCTTGGAACTCCGAGAGCTCCGAGTCCGCTGCCTCGGAGGTTTAATTCGACGAGTGGCAACGTTCCAGGGAACTCAAAATCCTTGGAAGAAAGGAGGAACGGCGGGGTCGAGTTACCGCGAAAACACAACTGCCGTCGCGGTGTGGACATCGAGGCTTTGCCGAAGAAGACTTCGCTGCCCAAGAAAACCATCGCGTCCAGGAAGTTAATGAACGATCAGAACAAACCGGCGAATTTCAGGAGCCGCGAACGCAGAGCGGCCTTCCGGTCGTCGTCGCCGGACGGAAGAACCCTTCGTATGGTTTCTGGGgacggaaatttttctcgcccATCCGTCGGAGACGAAAGGAAATCTTGCCCCTGCTCGGAGTATCGGGCAGATAAATTTTTGGGAGAACAAGGCGAAAACGAGGCGGTCGACTCGGAGGTTAACGATGTTCGGAAATTTCGCGATAAGAATTACTTCGACACGCACGCCTCCTGCCCGTCCTTACTCGGCTCTCGGTCCTCCGGTTCTCTCCAGCAATTTCGCCTCAACGAGAGGCTCTTTCCCGAGCCGGTGGGGAGGGTTCATCGCGATGACCTTGTCGTCAGCATCCCTCCGTGCGCCACCAGGCAAAGGAGGGGAGTCCACTATTTTCCGAGGAGCATAGTCAGGCAGGAGAAGAATGCCTCGAATACAAATTACACTAAAAAACGACGATGTCCCGCGGGCTGTCCTTTGATCGGTCATGCCGTCGACTTGGGCGCCCTCAAAGTTTCCCATCCTTCGAACAGTTTGGCACTAAGATTTCAAAAAGGAATTCGTTGA